A genomic stretch from Lathyrus oleraceus cultivar Zhongwan6 chromosome 2, CAAS_Psat_ZW6_1.0, whole genome shotgun sequence includes:
- the LOC127117952 gene encoding inactive protein RESTRICTED TEV MOVEMENT 2 — protein MSLDQKTREADRIYDEFEPPFDWDHDDTSDTVILMIPGFKKEQLRVQVTSTRVLRVSGERQMNEKNWRRFRKEFSLPSHSDTSKISAKFEAGILYVTLPKLINQQNIAPAPTQQEPQKPQQQTIPQKPNTDHASGQKKQQEPKKDIEEVTRKNEKDKEEESSRDGENKKIEKRSVTMEMVSRQRQEYVNALCRLVDEVKKQKKLVNVLLLVFLILMFGIYVKNVINSFFSGGHKHQEL, from the exons ATGTCTTTGGATCAAAAAACACGCGAGGCGGATCGTATCTACGATGAATTTGAACCACCTTTTGATTGGGATCATGATGATACAAGTGACACAGTGATTCTTATGATTCCAg GATTTAAAAAGGAGCAATTGAGGGTTCAAGTAACTTCAACAAGAGTGTTAAGGGTGAGTGGTGAAAGACAAATGAACGAGAAAAATTGGCGTCGATTTCGCAAAGAATTCTCTTTACCATCTCATTCTGATACAAGTAAAATTTCTGCCAAATTTGAAGCTGGAATCTTATATGTTACACTTCCCAAACTCATCAACCAACAAAACATTGCTCCAGCACCAACACAACAAGAACCTCAAAAGCCTCAACAACAAACAATTCCTCAGAAACCAAACACAGATCATGCTTCTGGTCAGAAAAAACAACAAGAACCAAAGAAAGATATTGAAGAAGTGACTCGAAAGAACGagaaggataaagaagaagaatCATCAAGAGATGGTGAGAATAAGAAAATTGAGAAAAGGTCAGTGACTATGGAGATGGTTTCAAGACAGAGACAAGAATATGTGAATGCGTTGTGTCGTTTGGTGGATGAAGTTAAGAAGCAAAAGAAATTGGTGAATGTGTTGCTACTTGTGTTTTTGATCTTGATGTTTGGTATCTATGTTAAGAATGTAATTAACTCGTTTTTTTCAGGAGGACACAAGCACCAAGAGTTGTAA